The bacterium sequence TCGACCCGAACGCAAGCCGGGCGAGCGCCGCATTCTCTTCCTCGGTCGCCTTGACGAACGCAAGGGCCTCGAGGTCCTGCTGCGAGCGTTACCCGCGGTCCGGGGAGCGATACCCAATGTGAGACTGACGGTCGTCGGCAGTGGCCCGATGGAAACGCGGGCCCGCCAAACCGCAGCCGAGTTGAGCATCGCCGACGCCGTCGATTTCCTCGGATCGGCACCACCAGAGGAACTACCGCACCTGTACGCGGGTTGCGACGTCTACTGCGCTCCAGGTCTGGGTGGCGAAACCCTCGGCATCGTGCTGCTTGAAGCCATGGCCAGCGGCGCACCGGTCGTGGCCTCACGGATCCCCGGCTACGATGAAACGATTCGGGATGGTGTGGACGGTGTCCTTGTCCCGCCGGCTGAACCTGACGCCCTGTCTGCGGCGCTGGTCAACGTCCTGACCGACGATTCGCGGCGGCGGTTCCTGGCTGCTGCGGGGCTGGAACGTGCGCAGGGCTACGCATGGCCCAAGATAGCTGCGCGGACACTTGAGCTGTACCGCGAACTGCTCAGGGCGCGTGCGATTCATCCCTAGCCGGCAGCCAGCAGTTCCGCCAGTTTCCTGAACTCCCCGCCGGGTATGGTCTCTGCCCTTGCGCTCGGTTGGATTCCCGCCTTCTTCAGGGATGCGCTTACAGCTTCTCGCTCAAGACCGAGCACTGCCATGAGGTTGTTCGCGATCGTCTTCCGACGCTGTGCAAAGCAGGCCCGGACCACGCGCCCGAACAGAACCTCGTCCGTCACCGGATAGAGCGGCTGCTCCCGCCGGGCGAGGCGGAACGAGGTCGATACCACATCCGGCCTCGGCTTGAAGCTCTCCGGGGCGATATTGAACAACCGCTCCCTGGTCGTGAGGCGGTCAAAGAAGACCGAAAGCGCGCCATAGACCTTGGTACCGGGAACTGCTAC is a genomic window containing:
- a CDS encoding glycosyltransferase family 4 protein, producing the protein MVVGPADKALRICLVSAAYRPYPSGVSEHVHHLAEGLRELGQDISILTTAYPGFEGSTSSLPVTRFGRALFLPMNRSYATLPVGSKLSGQVKRFLRDTDFDIVHCHGMFWPEISYWAIRHSRAVNVVTFVTAGFRIHTAGAGAFRFLFRRQLARINGRIAISRRAREAIEPYVPGDFRIVPSGIDLGRFRAGLSPRPERKPGERRILFLGRLDERKGLEVLLRALPAVRGAIPNVRLTVVGSGPMETRARQTAAELSIADAVDFLGSAPPEELPHLYAGCDVYCAPGLGGETLGIVLLEAMASGAPVVASRIPGYDETIRDGVDGVLVPPAEPDALSAALVNVLTDDSRRRFLAAAGLERAQGYAWPKIAARTLELYRELLRARAIHP